In Isoptericola jiangsuensis, the following proteins share a genomic window:
- the manA gene encoding mannose-6-phosphate isomerase, class I: MTMNSHRTSDVGTVALAHLDNTVQRYDWGGLEAIQDLVGLPSDGSPAAELWLGAHPSAPSRLAGGTSLADVVAADPDAVLGRRVADRFGPRLPYLLKVLAARRALSLQVHPRPHAARAGFQRENRAGLSLDAADRSFHDEQHKPEMLVALTPFEGLAGFRSPRAVLTLLDGLDGKLVEQVREALGRARSAVGLRAALEVLVAARGSAWCAADVEATVAGVRARAGASPSQRADATVLQLAEQHPGDPGALVSLLLNRVSLEPGEAMFVPAGEVHAYLSGLGVEIMASSDNVLRAGLTTKHVDADALVECAAFAPRPPVRPDAEVVGTHSLVTTYRAPVEEFALTTFDLDPAEPAALAPDGPRIVLALDGAAQVRTEAGSIDLARGESCLVPHAAGATTVAGDGHLVCAWVP, encoded by the coding sequence ATGACGATGAACTCTCACCGAACGTCGGATGTCGGAACGGTGGCGCTCGCCCACCTGGACAACACCGTGCAGCGTTACGACTGGGGCGGTCTCGAGGCCATCCAGGACCTCGTCGGCCTGCCGTCGGACGGCAGCCCGGCGGCGGAGCTCTGGCTCGGCGCGCACCCGTCCGCCCCCTCGCGCCTCGCCGGCGGGACCTCGCTGGCGGACGTCGTCGCCGCCGACCCGGACGCCGTGCTCGGCCGCCGGGTCGCGGACCGGTTCGGTCCCCGCCTGCCCTACCTGCTCAAGGTCCTGGCGGCCCGCCGCGCGCTGTCCCTCCAGGTGCACCCGCGTCCCCACGCCGCCCGCGCCGGGTTCCAGCGGGAGAACCGCGCCGGGCTGTCGCTCGACGCGGCCGACCGGTCGTTCCACGACGAGCAGCACAAGCCGGAGATGCTCGTCGCGCTGACCCCGTTCGAGGGCCTTGCCGGGTTCCGCAGCCCGCGCGCCGTGCTCACCCTGCTCGACGGGCTCGACGGCAAGCTGGTCGAGCAGGTCCGCGAGGCCCTGGGACGCGCCCGGTCCGCCGTCGGCCTGCGAGCCGCCCTGGAGGTGCTCGTCGCGGCCCGCGGCTCCGCCTGGTGCGCCGCCGACGTCGAGGCGACCGTGGCCGGGGTCCGCGCCCGTGCCGGGGCGTCGCCCTCGCAGCGCGCCGACGCGACCGTGCTCCAGCTCGCCGAGCAGCACCCCGGCGACCCGGGCGCCCTCGTGTCGCTCCTGCTCAACCGGGTCTCCCTCGAACCGGGCGAGGCGATGTTCGTCCCCGCCGGGGAGGTCCACGCCTACCTGTCGGGGCTCGGCGTGGAGATCATGGCGTCGTCGGACAACGTCCTGCGCGCCGGGCTGACCACCAAGCACGTCGACGCCGACGCCCTGGTGGAGTGCGCCGCGTTCGCGCCCCGCCCGCCGGTCCGGCCGGACGCCGAGGTCGTCGGGACGCACAGCCTCGTGACGACCTACCGTGCGCCCGTGGAGGAGTTCGCGCTCACCACGTTCGACCTCGACCCGGCCGAGCCCGCGGCGCTCGCGCCCGACGGCCCGCGCATCGTGCTCGCGCTCGACGGTGCGGCGCAGGTGCGGACCGAGGCGGGGTCGATCGACCTGGCGCGCGGCGAGTCCTGCCTGGTGCCGCACGCCGCCGGCGCGACCACCGTCGCCGGCGACGGGCACCTCGTGTGCGCGTGGGTGCCGTGA